The Brassica oleracea var. oleracea cultivar TO1000 chromosome C6, BOL, whole genome shotgun sequence genome includes a region encoding these proteins:
- the LOC106297234 gene encoding uncharacterized protein LOC106297234 yields MGWYYMSCKICCQKVLSVPSDQMVYGIQKSQVKKKYYCAKCKTYRPELLPRYNLQLVVLDNTGHTKFLLLDNLAEELLGIPCVVLSGSSADQIEDRVVVEDSFQLRWLLR; encoded by the exons ATGGGATGGTACTATATGAGTTGCAAAATCTGTTGTCAAAAAGTATTGTCTGTGCCAAGCGATCAGATGGTTTATGGAATTCAAAAGTCCCAAGTCAAGAAAAAGTACTACTGCGCCAAGTGTAAAACCTATCGGCCAGAACTTCTGCCAAG GTACAATTTACAATTGGTAGTCCTTGACAATACTGGCCACACAAAGTTCCTTCTGCTTGACAACCTTGCAGAAGAATTATTAGGGATTCCCTGCGTTGTGTTATCCGGTTCATCGGCTGACCAG ATCGAGGACCGCGTTGTCGTCGAAGACAGTTTCCAGTTACGTTGGCTTTTGCGATGA
- the LOC106301037 gene encoding uncharacterized protein LOC106301037 isoform X2 gives MLQLVNSSSKSMKTSYMREMRLSSSCSKCTMLLVTTIQPHIRTKLASFQQLLLEKLMSFQLKFPKSILRTTMIFLVESLITTVWLMLLAKVNFGSLENKMIKGKDNMRLLIELRDQNNVKMMCTLWGRYAKQVYDYSMSNMSTMIICVIRFCSVKEWKEQWSLVRKVVRDLITVNLNLS, from the exons ATGCTTCAGTTGGTGAACAGCTCATCAAAAAGTATGAAGACAAGCTACATGAGGGAGATGCGATTGTCGTCTAGTTGTTCAAAGTGTACGATGCTATTGGTGACTACCATACAACCACACATCCGTACAAAATTGGCTTCTTTCCAACAACTTTTGTTGGAAAAGCTGATGAGTTTCCAACTGAAGTTCCCGAAAAGTATTTTGCGGACTACAATGATCTTCTTGGTGGAAAGTTTGATAACAACTGTTTGGTTG ATGTTATTGGCCAAAGTTAACTTTGGGTCTCTGGAAAACAAAATGATAAAAGGAAAAGATAACATGAGGCTCTTGATTGAGTTACGTGATCAGAA TAATGTGAAGATGATGTGTACTCTGTGGGGTCGTTATGCTAAACAAGTATACGATTACAGTATGAGTAACATGTCCACAATGATTATTTGTGTTATCAGATTCTGTTCTGTTAAAGAGTGGAAAG AACAATGGTCACTTGTTAGGAAGGTGGTCAGAGATTTGATAACTGTAAATTTGAATTTGTCGTGA